Within the Rosa rugosa chromosome 2, drRosRugo1.1, whole genome shotgun sequence genome, the region TTTAGAACACTCGGTAATTGCATGTATGTCATATATTAATATACTGTATTATTTCCCACTTATATTTTCCCATGTGAGATTCATATTTTCAATATTGTTAGGTTAAATTGTTATATAATGATGGATTTTATGTCTAATCATACAAATCACTCTCAGCTATGAAAATAATATCGAGAGCTAGGAAGGGAAAAGGAGCGGAAGGCCTCTGAGGATTTAAGAGTGACCTTGGAGGGCGAAATTTAGGGTTTCGTGCGGTGGAGGTAGTGAACTCGCGTTCCCTAGACCAAGTATCATCGAGGCTCTAGTGAGAATTCACGGGGAAGGCAACCAAGTATAATCGAGGCTCTAGTGAGAATTCACAAGGATGGCAACGGCTTGGGGAGAGGGATCTCTTTCATCGGCGGCGTAATATCTCGGTGGTGTTAAAGGTCCGATTCGAGGTGCTAGGCTATGGAGGTGTTTGGATATGGATCTAGACTAGTCGAAGATCTCCGTTTTAAAGGCGGCGAGTCGGAGTCTGAGTTTGTAGGTAGTGGTGGGCGGTTCTTTATGGCAGCCGACTGTGTTTCTTGGTTGGGCTCAAGGCTGTTTTAAGCTTGATGGAGGAGGGACATTAGCGGCTCCCGGAGGGGTGACAGAGTGCTACTCCCTTGGAGGTTCGACGCCGGCCGGTCTGGGATGACAAGGTGAAGCAAGTGGATTTGGGCCATTGGGCCTTAGTCTGCCCAGGCTGCAGCAATGTAGCCTGGCTGGGCTAGCTAGCccactttctttctctcttcttttcttttgggtctGGTTTGGTTTGGGCTTTTTGGGGAGTGGCATTACCCTATACTGCCTTAGGTTGAAGCTGTTGCTACATTAGATACTACGATGTACACCATGAGAGTCTTAGGTGTCAAAGTTTCAAGACAGTTGCTTTGATATAGGTTGTGTAGGctaggtttttcttttttgtctttcttttttatttttagttatgcagtttctattttggttttttagttTTGTGAATAATTGAGCAAATGATTTGTAATACAAGGGATTTTCGAATCTCTCAACATTGACCTCGTACAATCGTTTGATATTATAAGGAACATGATTCCGTTgtcttcattaaaaaaaaataaaaataaaaataaaaaaaatctcagTTATGGAAATCATTTAGTGTAATCCAGGAAATTAATAGACCTTAACTTCAAAATGGAATTTTTGAGGCCTAAACAGTGGTACTGCAATTATTTTAACACATTACATACATAAATACATAGTGACATTTGAGAAACGATTCAACGATATACTAGTAATGTAGTTTTCCTAATCTAATCAAAATTTGAGAACAGCCATTATATAAAAGGATTTGACTTTGATTTACTTTCAATGTATAGTGGCCGGCTGCCTTTCTCTGTCTTTTGGTAACAGAACAGAGGCTTTGACCTGCATAAACAAAGCTTTGCTAAACACAGACAGCGGACACACATACATGAACCAACAATAAATCATGCAAGAACATTGTTTGTCTACATTTTCTTTTAATAGTGGAATTTCAAAAACCATTGAAACAAATCTTCTTGGAAAAGTCATGTCTCTATTTGGTCTAAAGGAAGATTAGGAACAAAGTTGTATTGTAATGTAAACACAGGAATCCAAAATATGAAAGAAACAAAGGATTTTTGGGGTAAGTTTGAAGGGAAGGTAAGAGAATAACCAGATTACTTCTCTAATTCTTACAGATTGACAAtcagcaaatatatatatatatatatatatatatatatatatatatatatatatatctgtctTCAATCTTGGTTATCTATGTGGGAATCTTGTAGTTGAGGTGACTTGCAGGGATAATTTACTGCAAATCAAATTGCTGGTGGaagcaaaaaaaattatttgttcATAGCTGAGGTACGTGACttcactacaagaaaagtagTCTGCAACAACATCATAATAACAACATGCTCTAAATGCTCGTTGTTACATACAATCTTCTACAACGGGCAAAGAATGTACATTGTAGAAAACTGTTTATAACCACATACGTCATTTGCATATTATTAATTTAGTTATCAACAACTTACCTTGCACGTTGTTATCTGCAAGTTGTCAATTGAGTTATCAACAAGCAAACGTGAATGTTGTTGAAAATTTTAAGAACCACGAGGTGCGGTGAACGCTGTCAAAGCTTTGAAATGAAGGACAAAAGAAGAATAACAAAAAATTGTGCGGGAATGTTGCCGCTATAATCTAAATTTTATCGCACTATTCAACTTTGAGGACAATTTTCAGAAATCCTCGACAAAAACGAAAGAAAATAAAGCCAAAAACCCAACTCCTTATTTACCCTCCTGGCCTCGTCTCCTTATTCCCCCaactgaaaaccctaattcaaaTTGTTTATTTCGAATCCTCAGCTCCGATTCAGtctctctcccaattttggCGCCAAATTCGAATCGCATCGATAGGAGCTACCATGGCGCTCCGGAAAAATCACAGGCCAACGCCAATTTGATGCAGGTGAGTTCGCTTTTTGCAACTTAGGAAAGCTTAGCAATTTGACCTAGAATTGTACTGAATTAGGTGTTTTTGTTATTAGCCGCCATTAACGTACTGACCTAGAATCGTCCCCTTTCTCTCACTCCGATTCCATTTCAGATCGCCCTGTGGCAGATCGCGTAATTTCGAGCGAACAAAATGTAGGGCTTTGAAGCGATGACCTTCAACGTTCACGGTGGGCCGGTGGCTACTTGGAGGCCATCGTCCGGGGACAACGTGGCGATCTTCTCACTGCCGCTGATTACAACAATCTGTGCCAGTCCGAGACCCTCGACGACATTAAGATGCACCTCTCTGCCACCGAGTACGGCCCCTCCCTCCAAAACGGTGCGCTTTGGtgtatctctctctcttatcgTGGCTTGCATTTTAATTTGTTCGTAGCTGAGGAAATTGAATAGAATTGGAGACTGAATTATGGATCTTATGCTTTGATAGTTTGATTTGATGTAGTTTCCTAGTTTCCTACTGAAATGATGCCTATTGATCTGGATTTTTAGTTTTCTCTAGGTAATGATTTGGCTTTGGTGTTTGGTGGTGTTGATTTCAGAATTAGTATGAGCAACAATTATATGATGTCATAAGTCGATCAGAGGTGGTTTATCTTTGAATGCACCTAACATTCCTGCACGTATGCAAACAAATTGCATCTGGATATCTGTAGTAGAACGAGGGATTTGGATTTTGCTGCCTAGCTCTGGTTTATTGTCATGCATGCATATACAAAAGATGGTTTATGTGTGCACtggttcttttcttttgcatcTGATCGACTGCACTTAAATTGGGTTGTCAATTGTGTGTACTGCAATTTTAAACAATGCTATTGTTTGAATAGTTATTGTCTATCTGTACGCAATCTCAGGATCTTCATCTAATATGTTGGTATATATATGAGTTTATATGAACTTATAATAGACAAACACACACAAGCAGACATGATAgattcctttttccttttctattaGGGCTGTCTTAGGCCATGCTTCCTATACCTAGACCATTTGTATATAGGGAAAGTATGACCAGCCCTCAATTTTTCCAGTTGCTGGCTGATATATAATCTCCACTTTGTAGAATCATAGACCTGAGAATGAATCTTGCCTACATAATTCAAATTACAAATCTGTCAGGCCCTTTAGGAACAGCACAGAATGGTAAAGAACACCCTCAGTCTATTACCGATCAGGCAAATGGTGGGAGCCTTTCGTTGTgcttttctttatgttgatgGGGGAGAATGGTTGGGCAATGATTTTGAAGGAAATATGGTGTTGTTGTTTCCCTAGGTTTGGCATGAGGAATATTCCAACATAACATTCTTTGTACACCTTTAGAGTAGGTTTGTCATGAACTCATGATATCTGATATACTTTCAATCTTATGAAACTTAATGCATTAGTGTCTGTAAGTGAAGTATTTACTATTCATGTATTAAGCACCATCGAGTTTGTAGTGAGAGAAGCATATATAACTAACTCTGCTTCTTATCAATATGTAACAGGTATATATGGCTACCTCAGCCAAAAAGGCTATGGTTGTCCATGTTATGAAAATATTATCTGCAGATGTCATTTGTTTTATTGATATTTTAGTTTCCTGACCATTACTCTCTGTTCATGACCGTCATTTTGTTGTGTAATTGATTTGCTTTCATTATTATTAATTGCATTGTGTGTTAAAATAGTGGAAAGAGTTTGTTACTTACTGTTGTACTTTAGTTTAGTTCAGATACTAAAGTACACTCCTCAAACAATTATCATTTTTTGAAGTTTTAAGTTCTagtattaataattgaaaaagatAGTTTGAGTTTGTTTAGGATTATTTTCTTTGAAAGGGAAGATGTTGTTCTATGAGCTTAGATGTTGGCCCCATTGGCATTGgaacttgaagaagaaagatAGATTTGTTTAGGGTGAAATCAGAAGGAAGTGTCGGATAGATATGCAGGGCAATATATTTCAATCTTTATGTATTTGTTTAGTATATGTCTGTGGGATTGGAGACTGATCAGCAGTATGATTTATTAGGTTTCAGTAATTTCTGTTCTCAACTTTTTCTTTGGCATGGGTTTGCCTTGCGTTTCTTATACTTAGTCATTACGAAAATTTGATGAGGACAGGAAGCACTGAGAGCTTTGGGTATGTTACATATCCCAAGCTTTGGGTATGTTACATATCCCAATCAAGAACTTCATGGCTTGATACCTGATCAATTATGCTACATCTTTTTTCTTGTAGTGCTTCTCTAAATGTCTGCTGTTTGAATCCATTTCTTGTCATCCAAACCAGATTTTTCAAAAGCAACAGTTATAAATAtgaggattaatttcagtttacccctccCGGAATTTTGGGGGTGTCACCATGTCACCTCATGTCctctcaattttaaatttttaccccacccaagctttccaattttaaTCTTCCGTGCCCAATATGTGatgttccgtccaaattggacgttaaatccgATAATAGAgcccactttgagggctaaaatgatcattttatgactcaaaaaaaagaaaaaaagagattcGACCACTCTCCCCTCTCTCCCTAAAACCATTTCtcctctactctctctctctctctctctctctctctctctcctgctCCCTAGCCTTGACCCGCAACGGCGACCGGGATGGTTCTCCACCGTCCGACCACCTTCGACCGGGGCACTGGTGCCAACGTTTCATTCTGTCCTCCTCGACGTCCCTATGGTACGGGTTTGGCGATTGTTGATCGTGGAAAAAGAACCAAAGTCCGAAAGCTTTAGGTTTTCAGGCGAAGCTTCTGTAGTTTCCGGCGATCGTCGGGGTTGCATGAGGTACTGAAATTGATATTCTCGCCGTTCTCTACTTTCCTATGTAATTAGTTTTTGGGATTGATAGATTTTTGTTGATTTTCGTTTCTGGGTTATTCCGGCCATTTCGAGACATTTTCCAGCCACTCTGGTGGCGGTCTAACTTGCCTGGCATGCGAAAGTTGCCCTACTTCTCGTGCTCTACACGCTTGTGTAAGTAGCCCTTCGATTCGATTTAGTTTAGCGGATTTGTGTTTTGGGTACTTCTGCCACCACCATCTGTGGTGGTGGTGTCGAGCTTACATAGGTCGTTTCTGGTTCACTTAGATATGCAGAAGTAAGAATTGAGGTTTGGTTGTGTTTAAATTTCAGAATTGGTGAAGTGGTGGAAAAGGAGAGCAAAGGGAGATTATGTCCAGATTGCCGTGCTCTTCATCAAGGGCTTTAAGACTGGGCCGGATTGACGATGGAGCCAGGGAATTGGTGATTGTGGAGATTGGGAAATTGGGGATGGTGAAGGATGTGAATGCTGACGTCAGGTATGGGAAGGGTTTGCTTTGTGAGGACAAGAGGGATAAAGTTGTGACCTTTGGGGATGGGGAGAAAGGGCCGGGGAAGATTTTAATGGCAATGTTGTTTAGTGAAGACGACGGAGCAGCGACAGTAATGGTTCTGTTAGTTGGAAAAGGGAGCTCTTGGCTGAGGTGAGTATCGTTTTGATGCCCTTTAACTTGTGGGAAGCTCAAAATGTGGTTTTTAAATGAACACAAGACAATCACGCACTAAACCAATTATATGTTCTCATTCCAATTTAGTATTTTGTACTTTTGATTTTTTGGGTGCGGCAGCTGGAGTTTCTCTCTGATTTTCTTGACTGGTAAAACtggagtatttttttttctcttattttgtGGAAAATTTACAGAATTTGGAATTGGAATTAAGGGAGGCGGCAATTTCCCCAACCACCGCCGTGAAATTGCAAAATCACTGGCAATTTCTGACTCTTCTTGGCTAAATTCACCGGCGAGTACCCTCTATAGACTTCGGAGCCGACTCCGGCCATCAAATTCAACCCCTCGACGGAGGTGACGCCATCGGAGGTGGAGAAAGGAGAGGCGAAGTCGTCGACGTCGTCATCGtcaacgacgtcgttttggggAGAGGAGGACAGGTTGCCTTCGGCATCGTCTTGGTCGGGGGCCATGGTAGTGATGAGGcaacgtgagagagagagagagagagagagagagagagaggtcgaatctttttttttgttttgagttataaaatgaccattttagccctcaaagtgaGCCCTATTATCAAATTTAATGGACGGAGCGTCACATATTAGGCACAGAAGAttaaaattggaaagcttggggggtaaaaatttaaaattgagagTACATCGGGTGATATGATGACACCTCTAAATTTCAGGGGGGGTAAACTTAAATTAATCCTAAATATGAATGCATTAGATCGATGAGGTACAGTATTTATTGTTTCGGCTTTTTAGCTTTGGCATCGGTATACAAGTACAACATAAAACATTATATTCTTTTCACTCTACTGGAATgagtaaaaacaaaaattactaTCATATGAATCACTTGATTTTACTGAACTAGATAACGTTTCCATTCTGAGCAGTCTAATTTATTTTGCGGCAGTTAGTACGAATTTGACCATTGGATCCAGTAAGCAGGTTGAGGTTCCCCATTTTCACCATGGCATTGGCAAAATCTGCAAAGAAAGCTGAAGGGGTGGTGCTGTAAGTTGTTACTTGAGAATCTGTTGAACCACCACTGAAGAGTTGTTGGTCAGAATGCAAGAGACCCTTGCTATTAACCAAGTTCTTATAATAAGCGTTGTCGAAGAAAACAGGACTTGTAACATCCAGTGGGGAAAGGTTGTCATCACTCCCTGAGCTTGGACAGTTTGATTTCAGTGATGTAGCAAGTGCTGAGTTGATGTTAGTCTCATTATAGATCCGGTCTCGGAACAATACACACCTGGCTTGACCCATTGTGTGAGATCCTATTCATAAGGAATCAAAATTTTCATCAGAGAAAGATTATACATATTGAAATTAAGTAATGTATTATATATATGAGAACTACCCAAATATTGATGTTTCACTTGATACCTGAGAGAGCTACCAAATCTTTGGCACTAAAGCCTTTATTCGAGAAGGCAGAGATGAGGTCATTAGCATCTAGGCTTGGAGATGGGAGATCAGTATTTGCAGCACTTAAACTTGCTGTAGTGGAATCTCTTCTGCCTAACTGAACTATCCACGAAGGCCCTCCCAACTGCAGAAATATACATTAGTTTTGTAAAACATTGAAATAGAAACCGTTCTAATCAATGGTACAGATTGATAGTATAATATCATAACATTAGCGGGTACTTATTACTGTTGGGACTTACTGAAACAACTGAATCACGGGCTGCAATGGCAAGGATGTCTGCACAGGAAACAACCCCGGGGCAGATGCTTTCCAGTTGAGATTTTATAGTATCAATCACTTCAAATCCTCTTATAGAGTTCAAATTTGGTAAAGCTGTTTTCTCCCCAGTAAAATTTGCAGTGTCATCTAATAGAACAGATGCATCACATCCCTGTTTGAGTCAACCAAAGTTCGTCAACAATAATAATGACCAAGATGAATGTTGTTTGTGATTCAAGAAATTGAAATGCATATACATATACTAATGATATTTGTGATTCATGAAAGAAAATTGTATACAAGTTtcccatttttcattttacaaCTAGCCTAGCCTAACAAGTTAACAACTCTACAAAATTAGCATATATAATACACGGTTCTTAACATGATGAAGTTAATACAAAAATGATATGCATGGAAGTATGTCTGTGTATGTGCTAGGCAACCCTTAAGCTCCAAAAGCTTAGGCTCCGGAAATTGGTCACCGATGTATATTAAGCTAGCATAGAAGAGAAAGTGAGAGGGGGAAGGAACATGCATTAACAAAACAATCGTGAAAATGGAGACGGAGCAAGGATGCCCCCATGCGATGCTCCTTCACCACTGCATTAATAACTGCAGTCCGAACTGTAGAAAGGGCTTTCGGGCATCTTGTTGTATAGTAATCTGAGGACAATTGTGCTGAAGCTATGCTAAACAGGAACAAAAGCACCAAGAAGCAGAAGCTGTTTTTCTGTGAGGTAAAAGCCATAATTCCAAAACAAAATATAGAGGATGGTACAATTCTTTCCCCTTCTTTTTGCTCCAGTGCTGTATAAATAGAGGATAGCTCTAGTGGACTATTAACTGTATGTCCGCAGTCAAAGTTCCGAATACTTTATCCAAACCCACCAAAGTTGTCTGAGTTCAATTGTTATCTTCACCAGCAAAGATAAAAAATGACACTACTTATTATCCTATAGTATCTAAACCCTTCTTCAACCCAACCTCCACGtcctttgaaaaaaaaagagtaatttGTCTataattgtaaatttgtaatgcaAGGCATGTCTCTATGAAGTGTGTGAACAAATTGTCATTTGGAATCTAATTAGTCAACCCAACAATAGGTTGATACTTCATACCACTTGCGGCAATAAACCTTCTGCATGGACGTATGGATGAAGGCATATTTTGGAATTGCCCCAAACTTCAGAATCTTCCAATAACTAGTGCACATAATTCTACATAGAGCTTCAAAAGGGCCAATAGAAGATACATAAATCATTATTTATGAAGACTCACGTTACGAATTTCGTGGCTTTCTGGATACTCAAATTCAAAGTTTTCGGTTTCCCTTTGAATATTGTTAGGCCTCCATCTTAGCTTAAAGTAAAACCTTTGTGAGGAAAGATCAACTACAATTATGACTTTGGAAACTCAACTTTCACCTTGATGAACAGTAGTAACAGGGACGAAAAAGTCTTCTCAACCCCTTGATGAACAGTAGTAACAGTGAACTCACCTTtcaatatatgtataatatgcATGAACAGAACAAATACAATACTGCCAAGGTGAACCAAACAGTTACCGCTTCACGACTGTAGGTTTGCActtcaaattaaaataaaaaagaagtgaGCTTCTCTGATATCTTGAAACTTTAAAATCCTTTCCTCTAAGCAGATAACTTCCTCCTATATCGAGATATTGAAATACAACAGATCTTATTTTTCGGCTAAACCAGAATTTAAAAGTTTCTTGTTTCGATTCACAACTTGTCTACAATTACCATAGTATAAGTCTTTTCCTAAAGAAACCAGGTTGTGGACAAAAATGAGCCAATCAGGAACAGGCCTATTCCCATGTGTGTCTAGATTGACGTTCAGAATACAAACTTTTCCTCTGCACCAGCAGGGGATAATCTGTCTCCCATCTCCCCGAGGGAAGCTGCCATGGAATCATTAATGCCCAGCAGATACTGCAAGCGTGACAGTTTCTCAGGTGCTGGGTCACTTTTCAGGTATATGGCAAACAGATCGGCCAGCTCCTCTGGAACATCCCATGAAAGTGGCTGGGCAGGCACAGCTTTATCACAAGCCAGCATGTCATTAAGAGAAGAAACCTGCAAAACCAGAAATAAGCATTCAAAAATTTTGaccttcaattaaaaaaaaaaaaaaattaatccttTGAGTGTACAGGACTAGGTAACAACAAAAATACTGTCTGTCCATACCACTCCTTGACGATTTCTCTGCCGCAAAAGTGACACAGCTTGAATCAGTGAATTAGATAATCTGCTCTTTGCAAGCTCCAGAACTACACCTCTTGCCTTCTTGACATTAATGTTGAGATCCGCTGGGATTTTCTCATAGACTTCCTCCTCATCAAACTCTCCAGTGCCTGATGAGAATATCTCATCAACAGTTTTTTTGAATAGGTTCTCTCGCAAGCTCTCAGATATCATGCTTTCTAAATCAACACTTGATTGTTTAAGTTCTCTTATCTGCTTAATATTGAGCCTCCCCTGGCCAATAGCTGTTTCAATGGCAGACGCCATTTTTGTAGTTGTTATGCTCTTTATTATCTTTTGaacatattgtggaggcaacccAACTTGCTTCTGCAACTCATCAAGTTGCTCTACCCTGGCTTTTGTCAATTGCCCATCAGCTAAAATCACCTCTGCTTGTTGCCTGAAAGCTTGCTCGGCCAGGCTCCTGTGTACATCCACTACCTCTGTAGTGCTCAAACCCAATATTGCCCCAAGCTGATTTAGTAGCAGATACTCTGAATCATCCTTCTTTGTAGTGATCTGAGCACCAAATGGAATCTTCTTCACTTCTCCAGTTATACAAAAAAGCAAGTATGTTTTGTACAGGTCAgtcctctctctttcttgcaGGTCATCTTTCAGAGTTATCTCAGTCTGACCAGGCTTCCCCAACTTCACTGCAAGTTCCTTGTCAGGTCTTATTTTTCTAAGTGTCTGAATAGATTCCCATTCCTCATCCTCTGGGAccgtttcttcttcctcttttacttctttctCCTTTGTTGGCTCATCTGTCGATGTATCAGATGATTCCCCCTTTATGTCTGCCACTAATTCAGTCACAACCAATGTGTTGAAGGCTATCAGCTTTTTAAGTTCTTTTGCAGCCTCAGTACGGTTCCCAGCTGCCCGTGCTCGTTTTACGTAGTTAACAAAAATCCTTCTGACCTGCACAGATAGCAGTATAATAAAAGAGAAAGGCAACGTGTTAAATCCAAAGATAAACTTAACATAAAAGATAACAAAACAATAAAGAGCAATCAAAATGGATACTCACTGCCTTGCTTGCAATAGACATGGCTGCCTCCCTAGTCAATCGCAAGCCATGGGCTGCCTTTCTAACAGCTAATTTCACATCAGCGTCGTATCCATCAACACCAGATGCAATTGCATCCTTCACAACCTGAACAGACACCACCAGAAATATTGTACCAAGTAGGATTTCAAGGTCACATAAAATTGTTTCACAGGCacagtttaaatttttttttttttggcatagtaAAGCATCTTCAAACTTAAACAAGTCCCTCAAAAGAAAGCATAAAGAGCAACTAAAACTCAGTAACAAGTTTTCATGGTAGTGTGCCATGTAAATCAGAGGGTTTTCATCTCATACAGCTGTAAAAggattttaagaaaaaaaatgcagttACCTTTTCAAACAAACTGCCACAGATCCCTGTATGGGCAGCTTCAACAGTTTCCTTTGGTATACATAGCAAGACCCGCAGCCTTAACAAGGCAGCAACATCCTCCTCATCAAGCTCTCCATCAGCAACACACAGCTGAAGCTTCTGCCGGTAAATttctagaaaaaagaaaaaaagtcaaCTTATAAGAGGAACAAAACAGATACAATCTTATAGCATAAAGCTAGTGTTGTTCTCATTGGAATGCACCAAGGAACAGAAGCAATATTCCCAATTGCCCAGTGAACTGTTTGAttgacagaaaacaaaaataggaATGGGCATGCTTATGCAACATGATAAATCTACAAATGGCAattcttattttgttttcttgcaaTCTTGATGTCAGTCATCACAAGGCAGCAATCAATACAAAAGCCAGAAGATTGATCATACAAAGAAAATTGGATAAAAAAATTTCCTACCACTAGTGCAAATGTTGGTGATGTAAAAATAGACTTGAGAGGATGAGTCAAGTTTCAAATGACAAGAATTACAACTTCCATTACCTTCATGAATCCCACTCGCCTTCTGTGGATCGAAGTGCAGCTCCTCACAGATACCTTGAAGGAAGGCTGCTTTGCTATCTGCTGCTTCCAAATCACCCCCAATAACAGCCTGTGAAAGACGTTTACGGTATACCTTTGAAGTAACATCTAGCACAATGGTTTCTGCCTCTCGGTTGCCTAACCCAAATATATTCTTAAGCTGATTCAATGCAGAAAGCT harbors:
- the LOC133733366 gene encoding uncharacterized protein LOC133733366 — its product is MSRLPCSSSRALRLGRIDDGARELVIVEIGKLGMVKDVNADVRYGKGLLCEDKRDKVVTFGDGEKGPGKILMAMLFSEDDGAATVMVLLVGKGSSWLRIWNWN
- the LOC133733365 gene encoding cationic peroxidase 1-like, producing the protein MAFTSQKNSFCFLVLLFLFSIASAQLSSDYYTTRCPKALSTVRTAVINAVVKEHRMGASLLRLHFHDCFVNGCDASVLLDDTANFTGEKTALPNLNSIRGFEVIDTIKSQLESICPGVVSCADILAIAARDSVVSLGGPSWIVQLGRRDSTTASLSAANTDLPSPSLDANDLISAFSNKGFSAKDLVALSGSHTMGQARCVLFRDRIYNETNINSALATSLKSNCPSSGSDDNLSPLDVTSPVFFDNAYYKNLVNSKGLLHSDQQLFSGGSTDSQVTTYSTTPSAFFADFANAMVKMGNLNLLTGSNGQIRTNCRKIN
- the LOC133730133 gene encoding protein TIC110, chloroplastic, yielding MNPSTLLAPSSSTPQRSILQSQFLNPIPLRATTSATVPRRRFRVSFPRNSAAQSDGATSPPPPTDVFGGKRELTGVQPLVEKLSPPLRLVTSAIVFAGAVAAGYGLGLRVGKTQNTALGGAVVLGAAGGAAVYALNASAPAVAAVDLHNYVAGRDDPRAVKKEDIEGIAKKYGVSKQDEAFNAELCDLYCRFVTSVIPPGSEELKGDEVDTIVNFKNALGIDDPEAASMHMEIGRRIFRQRLETGDREGDLEQRRAFQKLIYVSTLVFGDASSFLLPWKRVFKVTDSQVEIAIRDNAQRLYASKLKSAGRDIDAEPLVRLREAQLMYRLSDENAADLFKEHTRKLAEENISSALNILKSRTRTAGGVTRVVEELDKVLALNSLLISLKNQPDAVRFAPGVGPISLLGGDYYGDRKIDDLKHLYRAYVTDSLSGGRLEENKLSALNQLKNIFGLGNREAETIVLDVTSKVYRKRLSQAVIGGDLEAADSKAAFLQGICEELHFDPQKASGIHEEIYRQKLQLCVADGELDEEDVAALLRLRVLLCIPKETVEAAHTGICGSLFEKVVKDAIASGVDGYDADVKLAVRKAAHGLRLTREAAMSIASKAVRRIFVNYVKRARAAGNRTEAAKELKKLIAFNTLVVTELVADIKGESSDTSTDEPTKEKEVKEEEETVPEDEEWESIQTLRKIRPDKELAVKLGKPGQTEITLKDDLQERERTDLYKTYLLFCITGEVKKIPFGAQITTKKDDSEYLLLNQLGAILGLSTTEVVDVHRSLAEQAFRQQAEVILADGQLTKARVEQLDELQKQVGLPPQYVQKIIKSITTTKMASAIETAIGQGRLNIKQIRELKQSSVDLESMISESLRENLFKKTVDEIFSSGTGEFDEEEVYEKIPADLNINVKKARGVVLELAKSRLSNSLIQAVSLLRQRNRQGVVSSLNDMLACDKAVPAQPLSWDVPEELADLFAIYLKSDPAPEKLSRLQYLLGINDSMAASLGEMGDRLSPAGAEEKFVF